A region from the Deltaproteobacteria bacterium genome encodes:
- a CDS encoding ATP-binding protein, translating into MLGPRQVGKTTAIFQTLKKCPLPTHYATADDLVGNPQNWILEQWQVAKTLGTHGILVLDEIQKIPNWSETIKKLWDDQNRLTKKHLSLFLLGSSSFNLQQGLTESLTGRFEVVRFYHWNFNESKKLYPFTLQDYYKYGGYPGSYTLLKDPARWKSYLREAIIETVIGKDILSQRSVRNPILFRQAFEILCAYPAQEISYHKLLGQLQERGNVELIKHYIELYKYAFLLTELPKFSNKVHLKKASSPKILPLSPALVTYHYRDIDPGRLFEMAVGLELLRLPGELSYWREGNQEVDYILKTDHHLYAIEVKSGHKKGTKGLQFFCKQFPKARPIILSEDLFPHLSAKGLTFLKEME; encoded by the coding sequence TTGTTGGGCCCAAGACAAGTAGGCAAAACCACAGCCATTTTCCAAACCTTAAAAAAATGCCCTCTCCCTACTCATTATGCCACTGCAGATGATCTGGTGGGCAACCCTCAAAACTGGATCTTAGAACAATGGCAAGTTGCCAAAACCCTTGGCACCCATGGCATCTTGGTACTAGATGAAATTCAAAAGATTCCTAACTGGTCAGAAACCATTAAAAAGTTGTGGGATGATCAAAACCGCCTGACTAAAAAACATCTTTCTCTCTTTTTACTGGGATCTAGTAGTTTCAACCTACAACAAGGGCTCACGGAAAGTTTGACAGGTCGTTTTGAGGTGGTTCGATTTTATCATTGGAATTTCAATGAATCCAAAAAACTTTATCCTTTTACCCTTCAGGATTATTATAAGTATGGAGGCTACCCGGGAAGTTACACCTTACTTAAAGATCCGGCTCGTTGGAAAAGCTACCTTCGTGAGGCCATTATTGAAACCGTTATCGGCAAAGATATTCTTTCCCAACGTAGTGTTCGTAATCCCATTCTATTTAGACAAGCCTTTGAAATTCTGTGCGCTTATCCTGCCCAGGAAATAAGTTATCATAAACTGTTAGGGCAACTTCAAGAACGTGGGAATGTAGAACTGATTAAACACTATATTGAACTGTATAAGTACGCCTTCCTTCTAACCGAACTTCCAAAATTTTCTAATAAAGTGCATTTAAAAAAGGCCTCTTCCCCTAAAATCCTACCCTTGAGCCCTGCCCTGGTAACCTATCACTACCGTGATATTGATCCAGGAAGGCTATTCGAAATGGCGGTGGGATTGGAACTCCTCCGTCTTCCTGGAGAACTCAGCTATTGGCGAGAAGGCAACCAAGAAGTGGATTATATTCTTAAAACCGATCACCATCTTTACGCCATTGAAGTAAAATCAGGACATAAAAAGGGGACCAAAGGCCTTCAATTTTTCTGCAAACAATTCCCTAAGGCTAGACCCATTATTTTGTCAGAAGACCTTTTCCCCCATTTGAGCGCAAAAGGGCTCACTTTTTTAAAGGAAATGGAATAA
- a CDS encoding TerC family protein: MIDWISNPDAWIALGTLTALEVVLGVDNIIFISILSGKLPTAQRAKARGVGLLLAMFMRILLLLSISWVMRLQTPLFSVFAKSISGKDLILILGGLFLLAKSTFEIHDKLEGEEGHASTKVQASFFGVVLQIILLDIIFSVDSVVTAVGMAESVIIMIIAVVIAVGVMMLSSTKISDFVHRHPTLKMLALSFLLLIGFSLIADGFSIHVPKGYLYFAMGFSVFVEMLNIRLRAKTRAPIKLRESYVGEK, encoded by the coding sequence ATGATCGATTGGATAAGTAATCCTGATGCATGGATTGCCTTAGGGACATTGACTGCCCTTGAGGTAGTGTTGGGGGTTGATAATATCATTTTTATTTCAATTTTATCGGGCAAATTGCCCACTGCCCAACGAGCGAAGGCCAGAGGCGTTGGTTTACTTTTGGCCATGTTCATGCGGATCCTGTTGTTGCTTTCTATTTCTTGGGTCATGCGTCTTCAAACCCCCTTGTTTTCGGTATTTGCAAAATCAATTTCGGGTAAAGATTTGATTTTAATCTTGGGGGGATTGTTTTTACTCGCCAAGAGCACCTTTGAAATTCACGATAAATTAGAAGGTGAGGAGGGGCACGCTTCAACAAAAGTGCAGGCTTCTTTCTTTGGGGTGGTTTTGCAGATTATTTTGCTCGATATTATTTTTTCGGTCGATTCTGTTGTAACCGCGGTGGGCATGGCAGAATCGGTTATTATTATGATTATCGCCGTTGTGATTGCAGTTGGCGTTATGATGTTATCGTCGACTAAAATTAGCGATTTTGTGCACCGGCATCCCACCCTAAAAATGTTAGCGTTAAGTTTTTTGCTGTTGATTGGTTTTTCCCTGATCGCCGATGGTTTTTCCATCCACGTGCCCAAAGGCTATCTTTATTTCGCCATGGGTTTTTCAGTATTCGTTGAAATGCTTAACATCCGCCTGCGCGCCAAAACCCGTGCCCCTATCAAACTCCGCGAATCTTATGTGGGAGAAAAATAG
- the ccrA gene encoding crotonyl-CoA carboxylase/reductase, with translation MTQELYNLGDIPEVGNVPKKMVAQVIRAERFGEPVSAFQEEVINVPEIGPKEVLVYVMAAGVNYNNVWAAIGVPVNVIAARNKKGEPENFHVGGSDASGIVYQVGNQVTNVKVGDEVVVHCGWWDPEDPHVKAGKDPMLASSQLIWGYETNYGSFAQFTRVQDHMCLPKPKNLSWEEAACYMLVGATAYRMLHGWPPNVVKPGDAVLIWGSAGGLGSMAIQIVKAAGGKPVAVVSGEDKFEYCKRLGAVGVINRKKFNHWGMLPHWKDTEGYATWLEGAKAFGKAFWEALGEKKNPVIVFEHPGEDTVPTSTFMCENGGMVVICAGTTGYNATVDLRYLWMRQKRFQGSHFANDSQAKGINDLVIAGKVDPCLSSVFEFKETGKCHQLMKENKHPSGNMAILVNAKKRGLRNLSESR, from the coding sequence ATGACTCAAGAATTATACAATCTAGGTGATATCCCCGAGGTGGGTAATGTCCCTAAAAAAATGGTTGCACAGGTTATTCGTGCAGAAAGATTTGGCGAACCGGTCAGTGCCTTTCAAGAAGAAGTTATTAATGTCCCAGAAATTGGGCCCAAAGAAGTTTTGGTTTATGTAATGGCGGCAGGGGTCAATTACAATAATGTTTGGGCAGCGATAGGGGTTCCCGTCAACGTGATTGCAGCTCGCAACAAAAAAGGTGAGCCGGAAAATTTTCATGTTGGGGGTAGTGATGCAAGTGGCATCGTTTACCAAGTTGGGAATCAAGTTACTAATGTTAAAGTAGGGGATGAAGTTGTGGTGCATTGTGGGTGGTGGGACCCGGAAGATCCTCACGTGAAGGCGGGCAAAGATCCCATGCTAGCATCCAGTCAGTTGATTTGGGGTTATGAAACGAACTACGGTAGTTTTGCCCAATTCACTCGTGTGCAAGATCATATGTGTTTGCCTAAGCCTAAAAACCTGAGTTGGGAAGAAGCCGCTTGTTACATGTTGGTGGGTGCGACCGCCTATCGTATGCTGCATGGTTGGCCACCCAATGTGGTGAAGCCAGGCGATGCAGTTTTGATTTGGGGAAGTGCGGGTGGCTTGGGTTCCATGGCGATTCAAATTGTCAAGGCAGCGGGGGGCAAGCCGGTGGCTGTGGTTTCAGGAGAAGATAAATTTGAATATTGCAAGAGATTAGGGGCAGTGGGGGTGATCAATCGTAAGAAATTTAACCATTGGGGTATGCTGCCCCATTGGAAAGATACCGAAGGTTATGCCACATGGCTCGAAGGCGCCAAGGCTTTTGGCAAGGCCTTTTGGGAGGCGTTGGGCGAAAAGAAAAACCCGGTTATTGTTTTTGAACACCCGGGTGAAGATACCGTTCCAACTTCTACCTTTATGTGTGAAAATGGTGGGATGGTTGTGATTTGTGCAGGCACAACTGGTTACAATGCAACCGTTGATTTGCGTTACTTATGGATGCGCCAAAAGCGATTTCAAGGTTCGCATTTTGCTAATGATAGCCAAGCCAAGGGAATCAACGACCTCGTGATTGCGGGCAAAGTTGACCCATGTCTTTCTTCGGTTTTTGAATTTAAAGAAACCGGCAAATGCCATCAACTCATGAAAGAAAATAAACATCCCAGTGGCAACATGGCCATTTTGGTCAATGCTAAAAAACGCGGTTTAAGAAATTTAAGTGAAAGTCGATGA
- a CDS encoding protein meaA, giving the protein MAVKHDETWLMRTYSGHSNAKASNELYRTNLVRGQTGLSVAFDLPTQTGYDSDHPLAIAEVGKVGVPICHIEDMRALFKEIPLDKMNTSMTINATAPWLLALYIAVAEQQGVDQATLSGTTQNDILKEYLSRGTFIFPPEPSIKLTTDVISYTVKNLPKWNPMNVCPYHLQEAGATPVQELAYGLANAICFLDALKASGQVVGEDFEKSVGRISFFMDSSIHFVEEICKMRAFVKMWDKITQERYGVKNPKYRLFRYGVQVNSLGLTERQPENNVQRIILEMLGVTLSKTARARAIQLPCWNEALGLPRPWDQQWSLRMQQVLALETDLLEYEDIFEGSKVIEAKTKSLMAEAQTELQKVLSVGGSVKALDYMKQQLVSANARRFAAIEEGVTKVVGINCYEDTAPSPLTAGGDAGILKINEQAVMQQIQALQAYRSKRNEKTVRAALVALKDAAESGANIMPASIQAAKAGVTTGEWANTLREIFGEYRAPTGVNAQSAIQIHSDSFKNLREKVEAASKKLGGRIRILVGKPGLDGHSNGAEQIAVRARDAGFEVIYQGIRLTPEQIVNAARDEGVQVIGLSILSGSHLDLLKDIMARLKKIGLQKIPVVVGGIIPDEDRESLLEMGVARVYTPKDFEINRIMSEIIDEVLEQF; this is encoded by the coding sequence ATGGCAGTGAAACATGATGAAACATGGTTGATGCGTACCTATTCAGGGCACAGCAATGCCAAGGCAAGCAACGAACTTTATCGCACTAACTTAGTTCGTGGGCAAACGGGCTTGTCTGTTGCCTTTGATCTACCTACTCAAACCGGTTACGATAGCGATCACCCCTTAGCGATCGCTGAAGTGGGGAAGGTTGGTGTGCCTATTTGCCATATCGAAGACATGCGCGCACTCTTTAAAGAGATCCCCCTTGATAAAATGAATACCTCCATGACCATCAATGCTACAGCACCATGGTTATTGGCCCTTTACATTGCAGTGGCCGAACAGCAAGGCGTGGATCAGGCAACACTTTCCGGCACTACACAAAACGATATTTTAAAAGAATATCTTTCACGTGGCACTTTCATTTTTCCACCAGAACCTTCCATCAAACTCACCACCGATGTGATCAGTTATACGGTTAAAAATCTTCCCAAATGGAACCCCATGAATGTTTGCCCCTATCACTTACAAGAAGCGGGTGCCACACCGGTGCAAGAATTGGCCTATGGGTTGGCCAATGCCATTTGTTTTTTAGATGCTTTAAAAGCCAGCGGGCAAGTGGTGGGTGAAGATTTTGAAAAATCGGTGGGAAGAATTTCTTTTTTCATGGATTCTTCTATCCATTTTGTGGAGGAAATCTGCAAAATGCGAGCCTTTGTAAAAATGTGGGATAAGATTACTCAAGAACGCTACGGGGTCAAAAATCCAAAATATCGTTTGTTCCGTTATGGGGTGCAGGTGAATTCTTTGGGTCTTACGGAGCGTCAGCCCGAAAATAATGTGCAACGAATTATTTTAGAAATGTTGGGAGTGACCCTTTCCAAAACGGCTCGGGCCCGGGCCATTCAATTGCCTTGTTGGAATGAGGCGTTGGGTTTGCCGCGCCCCTGGGATCAGCAGTGGTCTTTACGCATGCAGCAAGTGTTGGCTTTAGAGACAGATCTTTTAGAATACGAAGATATTTTTGAAGGCTCAAAGGTGATTGAAGCTAAAACAAAAAGCTTGATGGCCGAAGCTCAAACCGAGCTGCAAAAAGTTTTGTCAGTGGGTGGTTCAGTTAAGGCGCTAGACTATATGAAACAACAATTGGTGAGTGCCAACGCCAGAAGGTTTGCGGCCATTGAAGAGGGGGTAACTAAAGTAGTGGGGATTAATTGTTACGAAGACACGGCACCTTCACCCCTTACGGCGGGTGGTGATGCGGGGATCTTGAAAATAAACGAACAAGCCGTCATGCAGCAAATTCAAGCTTTGCAAGCTTATCGCAGCAAAAGAAATGAAAAGACAGTCCGTGCAGCCTTAGTTGCTTTAAAAGATGCTGCTGAATCGGGTGCTAATATTATGCCGGCTTCTATTCAGGCCGCCAAAGCAGGTGTGACGACGGGTGAATGGGCCAATACCTTGCGAGAGATTTTTGGGGAATATCGAGCGCCAACCGGAGTGAATGCACAAAGTGCAATTCAAATTCATTCAGATTCATTTAAAAATTTGCGTGAAAAAGTTGAAGCTGCGAGTAAAAAATTAGGTGGGCGCATTCGAATCTTAGTAGGTAAGCCTGGGTTAGATGGCCATTCGAACGGGGCTGAACAAATTGCCGTGCGGGCGCGCGATGCAGGTTTTGAAGTTATTTATCAAGGTATTCGTTTAACCCCCGAACAAATTGTCAATGCTGCCCGCGACGAAGGTGTTCAGGTGATTGGTTTATCCATATTATCCGGTTCTCATCTCGACTTGTTAAAAGATATTATGGCTCGGCTCAAAAAAATAGGCCTGCAAAAGATTCCTGTGGTGGTGGGTGGTATCATTCCTGATGAAGATCGAGAATCTCTGCTTGAAATGGGTGTGGCAAGGGTTTATACCCCAAAAGATTTCGAAATAAATCGCATCATGAGCGAGATAATCGATGAAGTCCTGGAACAATTCTAA
- a CDS encoding serine/threonine protein kinase, with translation MKFKDLLPDIIFETASCQGYQPTGALFPLSSYENRVYEIGVEEGEPIIAKYYRTGRWRVGAIADEHHFIEALAEAEIPVVSPLVLKKPIPALSTLAQYQDLYYSFYPKFRGRERAEYTLDDLRWLGRSLGRLHNIGETFPAKHRLHLNPQTFGYDSLEFILNHNDVPDELKSKLELHLEQALELCEPYFVPQLKIITVHGDCHPGNILWNQVGPYLLDFDDMVIAPPVQDIWMLFHGTVDEKQKQREAFFEGYEVFREFDYSTLRLTEALRTLRMIRHAAWIGQRYEESAFKIAFPYYKERRYWEAYLQEIREQIALLQEATWG, from the coding sequence TTGAAATTCAAAGACCTTCTGCCTGACATTATTTTTGAAACGGCGAGTTGCCAAGGTTATCAACCTACGGGTGCGTTGTTTCCTTTGAGCAGTTATGAGAATCGAGTTTACGAAATTGGGGTAGAAGAAGGGGAGCCCATCATTGCCAAGTATTATCGAACCGGGCGTTGGAGGGTTGGGGCCATCGCCGATGAGCATCATTTTATTGAGGCCTTGGCAGAAGCCGAGATTCCGGTTGTTTCGCCACTCGTTTTGAAAAAGCCTATTCCGGCCTTAAGCACCTTAGCCCAATATCAAGATCTCTATTATTCTTTTTATCCAAAGTTTAGAGGGCGCGAACGGGCAGAATATACTTTAGACGATCTGCGTTGGTTAGGCCGAAGTTTAGGCCGCTTGCATAATATCGGAGAAACATTTCCGGCTAAACATCGCTTGCATTTAAATCCACAAACTTTTGGTTACGATAGTCTAGAATTTATTCTCAATCATAACGATGTGCCCGATGAATTGAAATCAAAACTTGAGTTGCACTTAGAACAAGCCTTGGAATTGTGTGAACCGTATTTTGTTCCCCAACTTAAAATCATTACCGTGCATGGCGATTGTCACCCGGGTAATATCTTATGGAATCAAGTAGGGCCCTACTTACTGGATTTTGATGACATGGTCATAGCACCCCCGGTGCAAGACATATGGATGTTGTTTCACGGCACAGTCGACGAAAAACAAAAACAGCGTGAAGCCTTTTTTGAAGGTTACGAAGTATTTCGAGAATTTGATTATTCAACGCTTAGGTTAACCGAAGCCCTTCGTACTTTACGTATGATTCGGCATGCGGCTTGGATTGGCCAACGCTATGAAGAAAGCGCATTTAAGATCGCCTTCCCCTATTATAAGGAACGGCGCTACTGGGAAGCTTATTTGCAAGAGATTCGTGAACAAATTGCACTTTTGCAAGAGGCAACGTGGGGATGA
- a CDS encoding MaoC family dehydratase, translated as MTHISYPIFDEQAPHQKIDLTQTKYPEYGRVLEDFEVGEVFCHPRGITITESFAIEFATTFMEANPLYLNREYAKAHGFKDLVVSPLLVMNVALSLGVQNDSEKAIANLGYYNVCFAKPVYPGDTLHSKTLVLDRKVKEGKPGIVTIRTLAVNQQGETVLQYDRKIMVAGVGKKSEASTLAGEPFPELKQLSIELPEAKKAYPKNLTGVRSYFEDFKVGDIIVHANGRTITDEHFPWTYRVMNTHPLHYDRLYSTARTGAMSGEPIVYGGLVFAWLAGLASRDISENSLVDFGYTEGYHTQPAISGDTVYAISRVLAKDAGPQGYEAGIVTFQLIGVKNIRAKPALEKYGADLFIKENNKKDLGKEKIPEKIFEIERRLLIKKR; from the coding sequence ATGACTCATATTTCGTATCCTATCTTTGATGAACAAGCTCCCCATCAAAAAATTGATTTAACCCAAACCAAATATCCCGAATATGGCCGGGTGCTAGAAGATTTTGAAGTCGGAGAGGTTTTTTGTCATCCCCGTGGCATTACGATCACTGAAAGTTTTGCTATTGAATTTGCCACTACCTTTATGGAAGCCAACCCGCTTTATCTCAACCGAGAATATGCCAAGGCTCATGGGTTTAAAGATTTAGTCGTTTCACCTCTATTGGTGATGAATGTTGCCTTGAGCTTGGGGGTGCAAAATGATTCTGAAAAGGCCATCGCTAATCTGGGTTATTACAATGTTTGTTTTGCTAAGCCGGTTTATCCTGGCGACACGTTGCATTCTAAAACCTTAGTTTTGGATCGAAAAGTTAAAGAGGGTAAGCCTGGGATCGTTACCATTCGTACCTTGGCGGTCAATCAACAAGGAGAAACGGTTTTACAATACGATCGCAAAATCATGGTAGCAGGGGTGGGTAAAAAGAGTGAAGCCTCAACGTTGGCTGGTGAGCCATTTCCAGAATTGAAACAATTATCGATCGAATTGCCTGAAGCTAAAAAAGCCTATCCCAAAAATCTCACGGGGGTGCGCAGTTATTTCGAAGATTTCAAAGTAGGGGATATTATTGTGCATGCCAATGGTCGCACCATCACCGATGAGCATTTTCCTTGGACCTATCGGGTGATGAATACCCATCCCTTGCATTATGATCGCCTTTATTCAACCGCCCGCACCGGTGCGATGAGCGGTGAACCTATTGTTTATGGTGGTTTGGTGTTTGCTTGGTTAGCTGGCCTGGCGAGTCGCGATATTTCAGAAAATTCATTAGTCGATTTTGGTTACACCGAAGGCTATCACACCCAGCCAGCGATTTCGGGCGATACGGTTTATGCTATCTCCCGAGTGCTTGCCAAAGACGCAGGCCCACAAGGCTATGAGGCTGGCATTGTGACCTTTCAACTCATTGGCGTTAAAAATATCCGTGCCAAACCGGCCTTAGAAAAATACGGTGCAGATCTTTTCATCAAAGAAAATAATAAAAAAGATCTGGGCAAAGAAAAAATCCCCGAAAAAATCTTCGAAATCGAACGCCGCCTTTTGATTAAAAAAAGGTAA
- a CDS encoding acyl-CoA/acyl-ACP dehydrogenase, translated as MEFQKEKILADIQKAEAALDLAISYLARECEEKGEVSVPKLDRHQVLAYDVAWVKSELVAASQIVEWAENKGELEKGLASIFVGEALVDANSKLTPKAKQIGMGHFFSPEIDLSVYEKVTQLIHDTQSFGNYGLTEDQQMIRETFKKFAEDVVKPLTEKVHRQDLLIPQEIINGLKELGCFGLSIPQRYGGFQDDAKPDHMGMLIVTEELSRASLGIAGSLITRPEILSKAILKGGTEEQKQKWLPLLASGERMAAVAVTEPDFGSDVAGMRVAANPTEGGYLINGVKTWCTFAGYADSLMVLARTNPDLSAGHRGLSILIAEKPRFDGHAFSHTQESGGKIEGRAIATIGYRGMHSYEVAFENYFVPAENLIGGEAGLGKGFYLQMEGFAGGRIQTAARANGVMQAALEAALNYSNDRKVFKQPIINYQLTQYKIAKMAAILQACRQLTYYAAQLMDDGKGQMEASLVKFYASKMAEWVTREALQLHGGMGYAEEFPVSRYFVDARVFSIFEGAEDVLALRVIARTLVDQKMKG; from the coding sequence ATGGAATTTCAAAAAGAAAAAATTTTAGCCGATATTCAAAAGGCCGAAGCGGCTTTAGACTTGGCGATTAGTTATTTAGCTCGTGAGTGTGAAGAAAAGGGTGAGGTGAGTGTGCCCAAGCTCGATCGTCATCAGGTGCTGGCCTATGATGTGGCGTGGGTTAAAAGTGAATTGGTGGCAGCGAGCCAGATTGTGGAATGGGCTGAAAATAAAGGTGAGTTAGAAAAGGGTTTGGCGAGCATTTTTGTGGGTGAGGCCTTGGTCGATGCCAATAGTAAACTTACGCCTAAGGCCAAACAAATTGGAATGGGGCATTTTTTTTCACCAGAAATTGATTTGTCGGTTTATGAAAAAGTTACCCAACTCATTCATGATACCCAAAGTTTTGGAAATTACGGCTTAACTGAAGATCAACAAATGATCCGAGAAACTTTTAAAAAGTTTGCAGAAGATGTTGTTAAACCTTTAACTGAAAAAGTGCATCGTCAAGATCTGCTCATTCCCCAAGAAATCATTAATGGGTTAAAAGAATTGGGTTGCTTTGGGCTTTCGATCCCGCAGCGTTACGGCGGTTTTCAAGACGATGCCAAACCCGATCACATGGGTATGTTGATTGTGACCGAAGAATTATCGCGGGCTTCGTTGGGGATTGCTGGTAGTTTGATCACCCGCCCCGAAATTTTATCCAAGGCGATTTTAAAAGGTGGCACTGAGGAACAAAAACAAAAATGGTTGCCACTCTTGGCTAGTGGGGAGCGGATGGCTGCCGTGGCAGTGACCGAGCCTGATTTTGGCTCTGATGTGGCAGGCATGCGGGTAGCGGCCAATCCTACCGAGGGTGGGTATTTAATCAATGGGGTCAAGACTTGGTGCACCTTTGCGGGTTATGCCGATTCGCTCATGGTGCTAGCGCGCACCAATCCCGATTTGAGTGCGGGTCACCGTGGGCTTTCCATTCTCATTGCCGAAAAACCCAGATTTGATGGGCATGCTTTTAGTCATACTCAAGAGAGCGGTGGCAAGATTGAAGGCAGGGCCATTGCGACCATTGGCTATCGGGGCATGCATAGCTACGAAGTGGCTTTTGAAAATTATTTTGTGCCGGCAGAAAATTTAATTGGTGGTGAGGCGGGGTTGGGCAAAGGTTTTTATTTGCAAATGGAAGGCTTTGCTGGTGGTCGTATTCAAACTGCGGCTCGGGCCAATGGGGTCATGCAAGCTGCTTTAGAAGCTGCTTTGAATTACAGCAATGATCGCAAGGTATTTAAACAGCCGATTATTAATTACCAACTCACTCAATATAAAATTGCCAAAATGGCGGCGATTTTACAGGCCTGTCGACAATTGACCTATTATGCGGCTCAATTAATGGATGATGGCAAAGGCCAAATGGAAGCGAGTTTGGTTAAATTTTATGCTTCTAAAATGGCCGAATGGGTTACGCGCGAGGCCCTGCAACTCCACGGTGGTATGGGTTATGCCGAAGAATTCCCAGTCAGTCGTTATTTTGTCGATGCTCGCGTGTTCAGTATTTTTGAAGGTGCGGAGGATGTGTTGGCATTGCGAGTGATTGCGCGTACGTTGGTAGATCAGAAAATGAAAGGTTAA
- the mce gene encoding methylmalonyl-CoA epimerase, translated as MGFKKIDHLGIAVPSLKEACALYDSLLGKKADHIEEVEDQKVKAAFYEIGGSNLELLEATSPESPIAKFLAKNRPGIHHLCVEVEDIDAELARLKKQGLQLIDEKPRIGAHGKKVAFVHPKSTGGILLELSQKILK; from the coding sequence ATGGGTTTTAAAAAGATCGATCATTTGGGGATTGCGGTTCCCTCTTTAAAAGAGGCCTGTGCATTATATGATTCTTTACTGGGCAAAAAAGCGGATCATATTGAAGAAGTTGAAGATCAAAAAGTAAAAGCGGCCTTTTATGAAATAGGGGGTTCGAACTTAGAATTGTTAGAAGCCACCAGCCCCGAGAGCCCGATCGCCAAATTTTTAGCAAAAAACCGCCCCGGCATTCATCATTTATGTGTAGAAGTTGAAGATATTGACGCAGAATTGGCTAGGTTAAAAAAACAGGGTTTACAACTCATTGACGAAAAACCAAGAATTGGGGCGCATGGCAAAAAAGTGGCCTTTGTGCATCCCAAATCAACGGGTGGTATTTTGCTAGAGCTTTCACAAAAGATTTTAAAATAG
- a CDS encoding CoA ester lyase, whose translation MSKNIHPNKALFEGEKPFPIIPTCEHFAGSEKLITKALELQNKKGGVFDITMDCEDGAPAGREKEHAQMICDIQKSALNQHKMSGVRIHDYTHGHWKQDVDIVVPAIGDRMAYITIPKPTSVKQVKEMISYIQDKTKEVGLKREIPIHVLVETHGALRDAFEIASLPWMQVLDFGLMDFISGHHGAIPDACMKSPGQFEHALVVRAKATVVAAALAYGIIPAHNVTLDLKDKYKTYEDAKRAKTEFGFLRMWSIYPTQVDSIVDAMAPDYSQVQKAAAILLAAYEADWGPIQYAGDLHDRATYRYYWELVQTAQISGITVDEKVKTTFFNPS comes from the coding sequence ATGAGTAAAAATATTCATCCTAATAAGGCCCTGTTTGAAGGTGAAAAACCCTTTCCGATTATTCCCACCTGTGAGCATTTCGCGGGCAGCGAAAAACTCATCACCAAGGCACTTGAATTACAGAATAAAAAAGGTGGGGTTTTTGATATCACCATGGACTGCGAAGATGGTGCCCCCGCCGGCCGCGAAAAAGAACACGCTCAAATGATTTGTGATATTCAAAAAAGTGCACTGAACCAACATAAAATGAGCGGAGTAAGAATTCACGATTACACGCATGGCCATTGGAAACAAGATGTCGACATTGTCGTGCCAGCCATTGGTGATCGGATGGCCTACATCACCATCCCCAAACCAACCTCGGTAAAACAAGTTAAAGAGATGATCAGTTACATTCAAGATAAGACCAAAGAAGTCGGGCTTAAAAGGGAAATCCCTATTCATGTATTAGTCGAAACCCATGGGGCCCTGCGGGATGCCTTTGAGATTGCCAGCCTACCTTGGATGCAAGTGCTTGACTTTGGATTGATGGATTTTATCTCGGGCCATCACGGCGCCATACCCGATGCGTGCATGAAATCTCCGGGGCAATTCGAACATGCTTTGGTGGTACGTGCCAAGGCCACCGTGGTAGCAGCTGCTCTGGCTTATGGTATTATCCCCGCCCACAATGTAACGCTTGACTTGAAAGATAAATACAAAACCTACGAAGATGCAAAGCGAGCCAAAACCGAATTTGGGTTTTTGAGAATGTGGTCGATTTATCCCACACAAGTCGATTCTATTGTTGACGCCATGGCACCGGATTATTCCCAAGTACAAAAAGCCGCGGCTATTTTGCTAGCCGCTTACGAAGCGGATTGGGGCCCCATTCAATATGCAGGCGACCTTCATGATCGCGCTACTTATCGCTATTATTGGGAACTTGTGCAAACTGCCCAAATTTCGGGAATCACGGTCGATGAAAAGGTAAAAACAACATTCTTTAACCCTTCTTGA